Sequence from the Streptomyces virginiae genome:
TTGAGGTGGGTGCCAGGCATGACCGTCGGCCGGACCAGGCGGGCCCACATCCCCTCCATCGTGTTGGGGTCCAGCTCCGCTGGCGGTGTCCGGTTCACCGTCACGTACTGCTCGCCGGGGTGTTGGCCGGCAGCGAAGCTGACCCACTCGGCCGGGACCCGGTATGCGGAGCCGACGGCCTCGGCGGACACGTTCACCGACCGGCCCTGAGGGGCCTCGATGATGCCCTCCCACCGGTCCCCGGAGTCGCTCACGCCGACGAGGTGCTGGCCGGGGTGCGCACCGCCCTCGCCTGAGATGTGGTCGGACCACACCTTGCCGGATGGTGTCGCGGTCGAGCGAAGCGGGGCCGTGAAACGGCCACGTTCCGTTGATCAGAAAGTCTGAGCCCGCATGCTGCACCGAGCGCGGCAAGCCGTCGCTCTGGATGGAAGCGGCAGACGACGCCTCCGAGGTCGAAGAAGATCACCTTTGGCTGCATGGGCTGACGATAGCTGCACCGCCATCACGACAAACGGCCTTGCTCCGATGCTCCTGCAGAGCAGGCCCACCTCCTGGTCGCAACGCCAGTCAACCCTTGATCACGATCTACAGCTGGAGTATTAATCGGGACACCGCCAGCGCTGATGCGGGTTTCGAGGTCTCCGGCGGCCGGTCCGCCGCCGTGTCGGCGGGGTCGCGGCCGGCGGGGCATAGGTCTCCCCGGCTGCGGCCTTGGGGGCGGCAGCCGGGGAGGGGGCACCTCCTAGACCGGGCCGATCCATGTGCAGGGTTCACCCAGCGGGCAGTCCCAGCCCCGGTCGTCCAGCCCGTCAGAGGCGGACGGGTCTGCAACGACGGAGCCGAAAGTGGACTTCGGTGGCGGCTCTTCCACCCGGTAGCCCACCTTGTTGGGGTCCTCCAGGGTGTGGTAGATCCCGATCACCTTCAGGAACGGCTGGTATGTGTCCCATCGGCGTTCCAGTGTCCCCAGCACCGGGAGGTTGAACCGGGCTCCACGATCCGCAGCGTCCGATTCGGACTGGTCGTACATGCTGCCTCCTTTCCCTTCTCGGCAACGGCGGAGGGACCCGCTGCCGACACGCGGCTCTCACCTGAAGAGAGAGCCGACGGCCTTCGCGGCCAGAGGCAGCAGCCAGGCGAAGTCCGCCTCGACGCCGCTGCTCTCGCTGCCCGCAGCCCTGGGGGCTGCGGGGGTGCGGTCGACTGCCGGCGCCTGGAAGGGTGTCTGCAGGTCGGCCGACGTGACTGGTCGGGGTGTGAACTCTTCGTTCATGTCTGAGTCCTTTCCTTACGGTGCCCAGGGCTGGAAGACGGATGGTGCGCCAGGCCAGGACATGCCTTGCTTGGATTCGTGGCCGATCCGGTCCCAGGGCTTTGCCCAGTTCGCCTCCGCGCCGCCGTGGGCGGTGTCTGCTGCCTGCGGGGCTGCTGGGCTGCGGTCGACCGCCGGCGTTTGCAGAGGTGTCTGTGTGTCGGCCGACGGGCCGGCTCGGGGTGAGGAATCTTGATTCATGTCGGTGTCCTTTCCATAGGTACCTCGGCACTAGGTCCGACTGGAGAGCCATGCGTCCAACGCGCCTCTCACTCCATGGCCGATGAGTGTCCAGGGCATTTCCCAGTTCGCCTCGACGCCTGTTGAGTCGGCCTCGGCGCGCTGGGTCGCAGGGCTCCGGTCGATTGCAGGGGCCTGGAGTGGCGTCCGCAGGACGGGCGGAGACTGTGCACTCTGCGGGATCTCTGTGTTCATCCCGACGTCCTCTCTGGCCGGTGCGGCGGTGGCGGGGGACCCACGTACCCGCCACCGCTGCGGCGGATGGTGCGTGGCGTCCCTAGAAGAGGACGTTCTTCAGGACGTTCAGGGCCTTGCCCCAGAAGTTGTTGGCCTCGACGCCGTCGACGCCTTCGCCGGAGCCCCTGGGTCCGATCGGGTTGCGGTCGATGGCGGGGGTCTGGAACGGCGTCCGCGGAGTGCCGGACGGAGCCGGCCTCTCCTCGTGCCGCGTAAACGGCTCGTTCATCTTTCTCACCTTTCACCTGGTGACTGGCCGGTGGGAGGTTCCCGCCGGAGTCTCAAAGTCCTGCCTCTCGCAGTGCGCTCAGACTGTTTGCGCCCGCTGCGCGTAACACATCTGCCGTGCGGGACCCCACAGCTCCGCGCAGCCCGAGCGGGCGGCTTCCACGCCGTAGCCGTCGTGCCTCTCCTGCAGCGCTTGTGACGGTTCGCGGGTGACCGGCGGAGCCTGGAGGGGAAGTGCGGGGGGAACTGGAGACCTGGTTTCGGGCATGGGGGCTCCTTGGTTGGGTCGGCAGTCAGACGCTGCCGATGAACGTGTGCACGGGAGCGAGGCTTACGGGCAGGTCATCGCTCACGTCGAAGGTGAACAGGTACGACACCGGCGCTCTCTGGTCGTTCTCCGGGTCGAAGAAGGTCAAGGTGACGTCCTGGCAGTCCGAGCCGGGACGGCAGAAGGGGCTCTTGGAGACGGTGACGGTGTCCAGGGCGTAGAAGTTGTCGTTCCTGCCGGGGACGTGCGCCGCGGAGAGAATGCCGTCTTGGATCTCGGCGCCGACCAGGAATGCGTTGGTGCCCGCCGCGTTCAGCGCCCGGTCGGCGGAGCTCTGCCCGAGGTTGCGGAACTTCCAGTAGATCTTGTCCAGCAGTGCGCGCACGGTGTCCTTGAGGAACCTGCCCTTCTCTCCGGCGAACTCCTGACGCACCTTGGCTTCGGCTGCGTCTTGTGCCGCCGCGTTCGCTCCGGCCGCCTTGCGCGCTTCGCGAATCTTGAGTGCGAGCACTGTTTCGAAGACGGCGTCGACCAGCAGTGTCTCGTTCCAGGTGAACAAGCCGCGGCTCTTGACCTCGACCACGGGGACGACCTGTCCCGAGAACAGCCGGACGGTACGGTCTGTGAGGACACCGGGAATCGAGACTCGGGAGACGAAGTCGACGTCTTGCTTGCTCTTGGTCTGTCCCAGGAGCGCGTCTCGGAAGGTCCTGTAAACGAAGGAGACCGGAGGGTAGGCGAGGGTCTCAAGGAGTTCGGCGAGCTGCTTGACGTCGCCGGCGGCGCCGGCCGCAAGCCCATGCACCTGGTACGCGGACGCCTTGGGGTTCTTGATGATCGGCCGGGTCCAGTCCATGCCCACAGGAGTTTCCGCTTCAAGGGCGTAGAGCGGGGTCGCGTCCGCGTTGAGCGTCCAGGTCAACTTGTCCGAGGCCCACGGGTTTTTGCTCAGGTAGGCGTGCAGCTGCTTGGGGTCGTAGATGTTCGGCTGGACCTCCTCTTCAGGATGTCCCTTCGTCGCCGGGACGACAATGTGCGGCATCTGCTGACGGAAGCTGTCGCGGCGGGCTTCGGTCTGGAAGTCGAACCCGATAGTGCCGATCGCGTAGATCAGCTGCTTGCCGGGGGAGGGCGCCGGGGCGGACGGGGCGGCACCGCTCGGGCTGGAATGTCCGGCTGCGGCTCCGCAGGTACCGCCGCATCCGGCGCAGGACGGGCAGACACCGTTGTTCGCCGGGGGAACGGCAGGTGCGGCGTAGGCCACGGGTGCCGTATAGGCAACAGGTGCGGCGGGTGCCGGGTAGGCAGGGGGCGTGGCGTAGGCCGGAGGCGCTGCAGGTGCTGCATATACAGGAGGTGCGGCAGGTTGGGCTGCGGCTTGAACCCCGGGCTGCATCGCTGGAGGAGCGGGCGGCCAGGGCGGTTGAGCGGGCCACGAGTCCGAGGACGGGGTCACGGGGGCCTGAGCCTCGCCGGGGACCGGTGCCTGCGCTGGTGCGCCGTGTGAGGTCGCCGTCTGCATTGTGGGCATCGGGGTTGCGGCGCTGGCGGGTGTCTGGGACATGGCTGCGGGTACGGCCTCGGACGGTTCCTCGGCCTGGGCGTTTGCGGCGTTCGTGTCCATGACGATGGCTCTCTCTTTCTCTTCGGTGTGCGTCGTGCCGTGAGGGCCGGATGCCGGGTTTCCCAGCCCGTCGACCAAGGCGAAGGCGCCGGCGGTGTTCAGCCGGCCGCCGAGGAGCCTGCGGCACTGGGGTGAGTCGTCCGGGTCGCAGGTCGGACGGATCGCGGACTCACGTACAGCACGGGCCGCGGCAAGTGGGTCGGCTTTGCGGCCTTGGGCCAGCTGCCTTGCCACCAGCAGCGCGACGACCCCGGTCACGGCCGGGGCGGCGAAGCTGCTGCCGGTCAGCGAGGCGAGCGCGCCGCCTGGCGCGGCGCCCTGGATGTCCTGTCCGGGGGCCAGAACCCCGTTCAGCCGGTAGGCGATGCCCCAGTTGTTGATGTCGAGCGGCGCTCCGGTGGCGTCGGCCGCCCCGACGGCGAGCACGGACGGAGTGGCAGCGGGGGCTTGGAGACAGTCGCAGCCGTCGTTGCCCACGGCTGCGACGACCAGCACCCCGTTTTGCTCGCACAGTCGAAGCGCCCGTTCCAGCATGCTGTCTGGCGCGCCCTCGGGGGTTCGCTCCCCACCGCTGATGTTGATGACGTGGGCCCCTGCCTCCACGGCCTGTTCCACGGCCCGCGCCAGGTCCAATTGCGGCACGCGTGCCATTCGGCCGTCCGGGGACTCCCGAAACACCGGAAGCAGCAAGCCGGTGCAGTGGGGCACGAGGCCGGGTACCGGCGATTGGGGCTGGCCGAAGAGCAGACTCGTGACATGCGTGCCGTGCAGCGACATAGGCCCGGGGCCGGCCGGGCCCGACACCAGAGTGGGCATCCGGGTGAGGTTCGATCCCGCGAAACAGGGATGTGCCATGTCTACCGGGCCGTCGAGGACCGCCACGCGCACCTCAGGGCTGCCGAGGAGCTCTTGCTCCCCGCCTATCCCGCGCACCACCGATCGGATGTCCATGCTGAACCTCCGCGTACCGCAATCTCGACGTGCACTGATTCGGTCCTGCGTGGCTTGGCTGTCGCGTCTGACGCGCCGGGCCACGAGAAAGGTGTCCCACGGACCCGTTTCGGGGTCGTTCTCGCGTTTCGTCGAAAACGTTCGAGTTCCGTCGCGGAGGCGTTTCGGCACACGTTGCAGAAACGTTCCTGCGTCGCAGTGGATGCATATATGCACCGACGGGAGCGCGCGGAGTCGGCGTGGCGGGTAGCCGTGAGATGCGCCCCGCCCGGTTGCAGCCGTCTAGGTCGTCGCGCAGAGTGATATGTGTGTCGCAAGGAGCCCATCTCGAAATCCTGCGGCCCTTCCAAGTCACCTGTGGAGGGCGGCGCGTCGCCGTCTCCCATGCAGCTCAAAGGTTGCTGGCCTTCCTGGCCTTGCACCGCGAGGGCATGGACCGACGTGCGGTCGCCGAGCAGTTGTGGCCCGATTGCACTCCCTGTCGGGCTGCCGCCAACCTGCGGTCGGCGCTGTGTCAGGGCAGAAGGGTCGGCCCAGTACCCCCCATCGACAGCCTCGATCACAGCCTCACGCTCGCGACGTCATTCTCTGTCGACTTCCACGACGCGTGGGACGCGGCATACCGCCTCGTCTCCGGCGAATGCAAGCTCCCTGACGGGGATGGACTCGTTGCAGACCTGAGCCAGGTCCTGCTCCCCGGCTGGGACGACGAATGGCTGCTGCTGCACCGCGAACGCTGTGATCAGCTAAGGCTGTACGCCCTGGAGGCGCTGGCTCAGCATTTCCAGACCGAGGGCCGTCACCTGTCCGCGTTGCAGGCCTCGCTCGCTGCCGTCTCCATCGACCCGTTCCGCGAGACTCCTCACCGGATTGCCGTCGAGGTCCACCTGGCCGAGGGCAACGTGGCCTCCGCCGTCAAGCGATACCAGGAATATCGGCGCTTGCTGCAAGCGGAGTTGCAGGTAGCCCCGTCGCCGCAGCTGACCCGCCTCGTCCGGGACCTGACGCCCATGTAGCCGATCAGATCCGCCGGACTTCCGACCCACTGGATGGGCGTATAAGCGGCCCGTGAATGCGGAGGCGCTCCCGAGTGTCGCGATCTCGGCGACGCCGCCCCACCGCGAAACCGCGTCGGTCAGTTCGGGTGTGGCGAGGTCGACCACGCACCGTCCAGGGCAGTGCACCCTCCCGCTCCTGGCAGCTGCGCCCACAGCGCCAAGTGGTCGCCCCAGTTCTCCGGCGCGGGTTCCTTGGGCTCGCAGGCAATCCGTCGCCGTCTTCGACCAAGCCCTCCCCGCACGGCATTCGCGTCGTGGTCCGCCCGGACCTCGCCGTACGGCGCGCCTACACACTCACCGTCCCCGTAGTGCACTCGGTCCGCAGTCACCTTCTCGCCCTTTGCCGGCCGCTCGCTCGTAGCCTCCCTCTCGGCCGACACCTCTCAGGGGGCGAGTCGCGGGGCTGTATACGGCCTTGACGAGCGCGAGTGCTACACCCATGTGTAGTTCGCGTCGGTGACGGCGTCCAGCGCCGTGTCGGTGACGGCGGCGTGGGGATCGGCGAGGGCGGCGAGGGCGGGGCCGATGGGCGGGAAGATGGGTAGTTCGGCAGTGTTGCGGTAGTCGATCCACTCGATGACACCAACCTCGTGGCTGCCGTCGGGGAGCTCGTCCAGTTCCTGCGCGGCGAGGGTCGCCCGGATGTCGGGGCTGATGTGGAAGCGGTAGATGAGGTGGAGCTTGCGCGGCGGCGGGGTGGGGCCGGGGCGTGTCACGCGCTGGTCGACGACCCACATCAGGTCCCCGCCCTCGGCCGCCGCCGTGTCCAGGCCGAGTTCCTCCGCGAGCTCGCGGGCGAGGGCGCGGGTGAGGTCTTCGCCGTGTTCGACGTTGCCGCCGGGCGGGGTGTAGTGGGTGGAGTCGGCGCGGTCACGGCGGATGAGGGCGACGTCGTCGCCGCAGAACACCAGCGCCCCGGTCCGGATCTTGATCCGGGAGAACGGGACGGGTGCGGCAGGAGTGTTCGTCATGGCTGCCAGTATTCGGGACCAAGGCCGTGAAGCAGGTGGCGCCGAGCTCGGTGGCGACCGTCTCGGCGCAGGTGTCGTCGTCAGGCGCGGAAGACCGGGGCTCCAACTGAGCCTGTTTCGGGTGGTGTGCCGGGGGTGAGGGGTGGCCGTACCGGCTGCACTCAGCTGGGCGACTTCGGCGCGGGTCGCGAGATCGAGGGGTCGAGTCCTTGGTGGAGGAGGCGTGGGCGATGTGGTCGCCCGGCGCCAACGAGGGGGCAGGTAGGCGTTCAGGGGCCGTGCCTTGAGTGGCTTCGCCGTGGAGGTGGGGACTGTCAGTGCCCGGAGCCGGCGTGCATACCTGGGTCATGCCCCGGTTCATCCGTCACGGGCAGGCATTCGGCGAGCAGGTCGACGACGTCGCGCCAGGCTCGTTGTGCGTGCTGTGGGTGGTAGCCGACGCCGGGGACCGTGGGGTGGTCGACGGGCGGGTGGTGGAAGGCGTGCAAGGCGCCGCCGTAGACCGTGAGGCGCCAGTCGACGCCTGCGGCCTGCATCTCGGCGGTGAACGCGTTCCGTTGCGCGGGCGCCATGATCGGGTCTTCCGACCCGACCCCGGCCCAGACCGGGCAGCGGATGCGCGCGGCCTCGCCCGGCCGGCCCGTGGTCGTTGCATTGACCGTTCCGATCGCGCGCAGGTCGACGCCGTCGCGCCCGAGTTCCAGTGCGATGGCGCCCCCGGTGCCGTAGCCGACGGCGGCGATCCGGTCGGGGTCGGTCCGCGGTTCGGTGTGCAGCACGTCGAGCGCCGCATGGCCGATGCCACGCATCCGGTCTGGATCGGCGAGCAACGGCAGGCAACGGGCCAGCATCTCCTCGGGGTCACCCAGATAGCGCCCGCCATGAAGGTCGAAGGCCAGCGCTACATATCCCAGCTCGGCGAGAGCATCGGCCCTGCGGCGCTCGATGTCGCTGAGCCCCATGCCCTCCGGTCCGAGCAGTACCGCGGGCCGGCGGTCGGCACCGGCCGGGAGGGCGAGGTGCCCGATCATCGTCAAACCGTCGGCCGGATACTCGACCGTGCGCGTCGTGATCGTCGTCATGAGACGGGACTGTAGTGATCATCGAGCCCGGTCCGGCCGGTGTTCTGCCGCCGGCAGAACGGCGCGTGTCCTTCTGACATACGGGGGCCGGGCTCAGGGCTTCAAGATCATCTCACTGCCCTCTGGCGCGCAACTCGGTCACACGGTCAGCCGTGGTCTCCGATGATTCGACGACACCAACGTCTGTCCGTCGTGCCTGGATGCGCGGCCGTATCGGTGGATCACGTTCGCTGCCGAGGACCGGGCACCGTCGGAATGCCGAGAGCGACGCCTGGCTCACGCTTCGGCGTAGTCGGCGAGTGCGGGCTCCAACAGGCCGAAGGCGCTGTCCGCCTCGGCGATGACTGTGGCGGAGATCTGGGCGTTGTCCTGTCCGGTGAGGGTGAGTTCCTGGATGCGCTGGAACAGGGTGCGGTGCACGGCACCGAGCAGGGCGGCGGCGGTGCGGGGGGTGATGTCGCCGCGGGGTGCGTCGGTGGCGTCGGCCAAGGCGTCGGCCAAGGCGGCCTCTCGCAGGTCGTGCAGGTCGCGCAGCCGAGCGGAAAGGGTGGGACTGTCGGCGATCATGCGGGCGAATTCGGGACCGGAGAACCCGGCGACCGGATCGGCGGTTGCGGTTGCGTCGATGAAGGCCCGGCGCAGGGCCGACGAGGCCGACTCGCCGACCTGACGGCCGGTCACCGTACTGGCCAGGGATGCGGTGAAGGCGTCCTGGTGATCCAAGGCCAGGTCCTCCTTGCGCGGGAAGTAGTTGGTCACCGTCTTCTTCGCCACCCGCGCGGCGGCGGCGATCTCGGCAATGGTGGTCCGCTCAAAGCCCTGGGCGAGGAACAAGCCGGTGGCCACGTCGGAGATGAGCTGCCGGGTCTCTTGCTTCTTGGATTCCCGCAGGCCGGTAGGGGGTGGGGATGAGAGGGCATCAGTAGTCATGGAGCAATCTTACACTCGTAGCATTTTTATGTTGACACCCTAAGAAGGACCAGCCTAAAATTACGTCGGTCGTAAATTTGCTCTGGAGCGAAGAACGGATGTGCCCATGCTCGAATCCCGCCCTGTCGCCCTGCGGATGGCACCCGTCAAGATCGGCCCGGTCCTGACGGAGCGCGACAACCGCGCCCCGGCCATACCCCGCGGCAATCAGCGTCCGGCCCGTGTTCTGCCCGCACCCGCCCGACGGGGCTCCCCGAAAGCCCGCAACCTTCCCCGCCGCTCCAGCTACTGACCTGCACCCACCCGGCACCCGAACCTGCGCCCCCGGAAGCCACTGAGGAGAACCACCTTGCAGATCACCGCGTCCACCGTCTCGCTCACCGTCGACGACGTCGCCGCGTCCCAGCGGTTCTTCACCACCCACCTCGGCTACACCGAGCAGGCCGCCGCCGATGGATTCGCCTCCCTGTCGCGCGACGACGCCGCGATGGACATCGTCCTGCTCGCACGTGGCACCGAAGTGCTGCCGGCCGACCAGCGTGACCAGCACGCCTCCGGTCTGATCCTCGCCTTCGCCACCACCGGCATCGAGCGTGAGGAGAAGCGACTGCGCGCCGAGGGCGTCGAGATCACCATGCCGCTACGCGAGGAGCCCTGGGGCGAGCGTCTCTTCCAGGTCACCGACCCCAACGGCATGATCGTCCAGTTCGTCGAATGGGTCACCCCGGCCGGACCCGAGAACGCCTGACACCCAGAGCGTCAGGCCGATCCTGGCCATGCACCTGGTCGGCGACAGCCGAGCTCCTCGCCACCTGCCGTGCGCCGCGGCCGTCGATGCTCAACATCGTGATCGTGTGGAACGCGGTCTACTTGCGGCAGATCATCGCCGAGCTGCGTGTCGAAGGGCACCACGTCCACCAGCACCCCGGTCCAGGTTCTGTCTCTTCGGTCAGCGCCGGACTTGATGCCGGCCAAGCGCTCACGCGGGCAACTCCACGCCCGGGGCGAGCGCGCGGAGTCGGGCTACCGCGTGGTGGATCCGGTCGGCCTCTGCCTTAAGGGCTTGGGCGTCGGCTCCGTCGTACTCCATCCAGTCCAGGGCGGTTGTCCCCAACAGCCGCGCGGTGTTGTCGAGCACGGTGGCCGCGTCCAGCAGCCCCTCGACGAGGTAGCCGTCCTCCAGGCGGGCCTCGGCTCGGGCCAGTGGGCTGTGCGGCGGCAGGTCGGAGCGAACGGCAGCGGCTGCCTGCACGCTCTCTTCGGCGTCGGGCACATGAACCAGGCCCAGCTCCAGGGCCGGGCGCAAGACTGAGGCCTCGGTGCCGACGTCCTGGACGACGCCGACAATCCGAGGCGTGATCGTGTGAACCAGGCTGGTGTCGTCTGGGTCCGCGACGCGCACGTGGTCGTCCAGGACGAGCGGCATGTCCTGGGGCAGTCGGGCCAGCAGCGCAGCCAGATCTCCGACGGTGGAGAGCAGCGGCACCGTGGCGACGGTGTCCATCAGACGCCGGTTCTCCGTCTCCTGCGTGCCCGCTGCGGTCGAGTCGCTCATCGTGCGACCGCCGTGCCGTGGCCCGCGGTAACCGCTACCCGGAAGTTGTTGAGTGTCTCGATCGGCCGACCGTGCAGGTCGACGATCAGCTCGCTGTTCCCCATCGCAGCAGCCTAACCAGCCCTCACTACGAACCGCGGACCGGCCACGAAGACAGGCTCTGATAAGCGCTGTCCCGTAGCTACTGACCGGGGTGGTCACCTCTGACCGATGCGATCAGGTCTGCTTCGCCCAGGTAGGCGCGATTGATCCGCCCACGGCCTCGGACGATGCCTTCTGCGGCGAGTCGCTTCCGAAGCGGGCGGGGTGCGAGGGCGTCGTCGAAGCTCTCGATGAGGCCTCGGCCCGTATCGGCGAACTCGTAGCGGACCGCGTACGTCTTGCCCGCGTGCTGCCATTCGCAGCGGACCAGCGGGCGCACAAGGATGGCCTCGAACCAAGCAGCTGTCCGCTCTGCCAGTTCTGCCGGGCTTCCGGCGGCTGTGAAGGTGAACTCAGTCGCCTCCTCCGGCAGCGAGAAGAGCTGATTGTGGAGCTTGTCTGCATGGACGGCGGTCCCGTTGAAGTGGGCGCCCACGGTCAGGATTCCCTGGTTGCGCTGCGGATCGACGATGTCCAGCCAGACGATCAGCTCGTGATCGTAGGCGTGCGCCGGAGGCACCACGGCAGTGTCATCCGGGTAGACCAGCCAGGAGCGAGCACGTTCGGCGAGAACGTCCGCGAACGCGCGTTGTGCGACGTTCAGATCGTCTTCGTCGTACTCGAACCAGGGGATCTCTTTCATGGCCGCACTCTACGTGCGGCCCACGGGCGGCCCGGAAACCGCTGGTCAAGAAGGGGTGTAGGTGACGTAGGACCGTCGCGGAGATCGCAAAATACGTGACGCCGGGGACGCAAGCGACGAGGTGTACGTACGGTCCGCTCTCATGAGATCAAGCACCCGCCGCCCCTCCCTCCTGACGCCGGAGCGGATCGAGAGCATCGTCAAGGCGACCGCCGTGGGCGTCGCCAACTCGCTCGCCGCCGAGGGCGCCGGCGTTTCCCGGGCCACCCTCGCGCGGTGGACGGCCCGCGGCCGCAACGCCACCCAGGCCCGCGAGGACGGCGAACCCGCGAACGCCGCCGACGACGTGTACGTCGAGCTGTACCGGCGGGTGAACTCCGCTCGGGGCGCAGATGGCCGCCCGGGCCATCGCGCGGGTTCTGCAGGCGGGCGCCGGGAGCCTGGTTCTCGAGGAACGCGTGCGCACCTACAACGACCGGTCACCGGCCTGGACGTCGAGGAACTGCAGACCCGTTACCTGCGGCCGGACCGGCGGGCGGCGGCCTGGTGGCTGCTGCTCACCGAGCGCCAGATGTTCGGCCGGGCCGGCTTCGCACTGCTCCGCAAGCGAGTCCTGTTGGCTCACTGATCGATGTCAGATGCGCGCGATAGCTTCCCCCACATGGGTGTTTACCTGGTGAGCGTCGGCGCGGAGGAATGGTTCGGTGACGAGGAGGACGGATGGGGTGAAGTCGCTTCGGCACTCGATGCTGAACTCACGCGGCGGGGCCTGCCGCCTTACGAGGACGTCCCCGCAGAGACGGCCTTCGCACCTGGCTCAGGGCAAGCTTTCGAGGAAAAGCTGACCCCCGACATGACCGGGTTCCTCGCCTTGTGTCAGACGCACCTGTCACGAGAGGAATCGGAGATCCTCTGCGGCTGGACCGTGCTCGTGCCCTTCTCTCTCGATGAGGAGATCTGGTTGCCCATCGAATCCGACGACCACGACTCCATGGTCGCCGGCGCTCCTCAGGTACTACCACTCGCAGAGAAGCTGGCGGCAGCCATCGATCTGCCGGCCGAAACCCCGGCGACATGCGACAACCTCGACCTGAGCACGTGGTTCAGGCACGAAGCGAAGGAACTGGCCGCTGGTCGAACAGGACCGTGGACCAAGGACCTGGCCACAGCCTTCTACGTCGCACTGTTCCTGCGCGCTGCACAGCACTCGATCCGACGCGGCTGCCCCATCGTCTGCACCTGAGGCCCACCTTCGGTCCCACTGGTCTCCCAGCGAAGATCACCCGCGTGCACGCGTCACGGAAAGCGGCTCTGTCGCCGCGGGCTAGTTCGAGGAGCATTTCGACTTATCGATAGCCTGCATCATCATGATGCGCGCTTGGATCCTGCCGATGCTGCTTGTTCTCAGCGGCTCAGCCGTCGCGGCCGGGCTGTTCTTCAAGGGGAGCCCCGGCACAGCCGCAGCATTCCTGCTGGCGTTCCTGGCGCTCGCCGGCGTGAACTCACCCCTGATCTTCCCGAGGTCGATCGGTGCGCAGGAAGCACAACGCCGCAGCACGGTCGACGGCCGACCGGTCGTCTTCTGGCGGCCTGGCTGCAAGTACTGCATACGACTGCGCATCCGGCTGGGCCGCGGCGCTCGCCAGTTGCACTGGGTCAACATCTGGCGCGACCCGGCAGGAGCCGCAACGGTGAGGGCAGCCAATGACGGCAACGAGACCGTGCCGACCGTCGTCGTGGCGGGCCGGCCACACACCAACCCCGACCCCGAATGGGTGCACGAACGGCTCTCCCCTTCCGCGTGATCAGAAACCGCACCCGACGGAGAGCCACCTGCAGACCTAAACGCACGGAGGTTGCAAGACAAGCTCAGTGAAGGCGTCGACATCCGGGGCCGCGGCCGCGCGCAGCAGAGGGGTGAGACTGAAGGCGTGGCGGGCATCCTCCCAGGCGGCCTTGTAGCGGTCTGCGGCGGTGCGCACGGTCGCCGCTCCGGAGCCGGTTTTGAGGGGGACGACGGTCGCCACGGGGGTGCTCGCCATGTCGGGGAACGGATGCGTTCTCCCTGGTCGACGATCACCGTAGTGCAGATAACAGGGCAGTTATCTGCGGCAACGGATGGAAATGCCCTCACCTACTGCGGGCCGCGTGCCTACTGCGCAACTCCTCGTCGGCCGGTGGCGCGCAGGCCGAACCGGTCGGCGGCGTACTGCTGGGCGGCCAACATCAGGTCGACGGTGGCGGGGGAATCGAGCCCGCGCTCTGAGTTTGGGAATCACCAGGCCGTCACGGAAGGGGTTGACGCTGACCAGCGCAAACGGCCTCTGGTGATTAATCGATCGCGAGGCGTCCCGCTTGACTGCTCTTGACCGCTGGGATCCGCCCTGGCGCGGATGTGGCACGGGCTTCCATCCGCTCTGGCGGGTCGCGTCACGACCCCGCACCCGACAACACTGTCACCCGAATGGCCCAACATAACGTGCCACCCACATGGGTGAAGATCAAGATGGCTAGTGCCCCAACCGAGGCAATCTGTGAAAGGCGAACCAAATGCGCATTCGACGAATCCTCGCCGCAGTCTTCGCCACGGCAG
This genomic interval carries:
- a CDS encoding glutaredoxin domain-containing protein → MMRAWILPMLLVLSGSAVAAGLFFKGSPGTAAAFLLAFLALAGVNSPLIFPRSIGAQEAQRRSTVDGRPVVFWRPGCKYCIRLRIRLGRGARQLHWVNIWRDPAGAATVRAANDGNETVPTVVVAGRPHTNPDPEWVHERLSPSA